In the genome of Euleptes europaea isolate rEulEur1 chromosome 7, rEulEur1.hap1, whole genome shotgun sequence, one region contains:
- the MCFD2 gene encoding multiple coagulation factor deficiency protein 2 — translation MKTMLEPRSCRIYFLCCLVLGSFISSSAEDHADGSHHRTGRLDRNMVQDKDHILEDLDGVIDKPESEMSPQELQLHYFKMHDYDGNNLLDGLELATAISHVHKEDGSEPTQPMKEEELINLIDDVLRDDDKNYDGYIDYAEFAKSLE, via the exons ATGAAAACTATGCTAGAACCACGATCTTGCAGGATATATTTTCTCTGCTGCCTGGTACTGGGTTCCTTCATCTCTTCTTCAGCAGAAGACCACGCAGATGGGAGTCATCACCGAACTGGGCGCCTCGATAGGAACATGGTGCAAGACAAGGA TCACATCCTTGAAGATTTAGATGGTGTAATCGATAAACCGGAATCTGAGATGTCACCACAAGAACTGCAGCTTCATTACTTCAAAATGCACGATTACGATGGCAACAATTTGCTTGATGGGTTAGAGCTTGCTACTGCCATATCGCATGTACATAAAGAG GATGGTAGTGAACCCACCCAGCCCATGAAAGAAGAGGAACTAATTAACTTAATTGATGACGTCTTGCGAGATGACGATAAGAATTACGATGGCTACATCGACTATGCCGAATTCGCAAAGTCACTGGAATAg